Part of the Esox lucius isolate fEsoLuc1 chromosome 25, fEsoLuc1.pri, whole genome shotgun sequence genome, CCAGTTTGCCTTCGGGCACCTTGATATGCCACTGACAGCGGCCACCATTACTATAGCTGCCTGGGTAATGCATGCTCGATAACTCGCCACTAGTTCCAGTTATGTCCTTTGGCCCACCACAGCCCGATGCtgcagagggagtgagagaagagggaggtgaCAGCGGGTTAGAgatgggacagagagaaagacaagaggTATGGAATTTGTGGAAGTGTTGAGGGGTGATGAGGGAAGTGAAATGAAAGAGAGTAAGGGGTACAAAACAAATCTACTCCAAATGCCACAATATCCACAAAAAGATTGACATTTTAAACTGGTTTGGACCGGTTTTTTGGAACCACTTTGTAGTCATTACTCACTGTGCTGGTTGTACATGTGCCTGCGGAGGGTGTCCTCCATCCAGGGTATGTAGGCTGAGGTGCGCGTGAACACACTGGGCTTCTTGTCCACGATGCAGCCGATGGGACCGAAGCTGGTGATCCCATGAACCTCCCAGGGAGAAGTGGGAGCATCCCGGCACACGAGGGGCCCGCCCGAATCCCCCTGTGTCACATGACGAGGGTCAGTAGCACGTCATATTGATGACATTGTCAACACGCCAGGAAAacatggagagaaagaaaatgatgcagtcaaattaaattaatcagagtgttttgttttaaaaccatGTAATCACCTCATAGGTGTGGATGCAATTTTTcctacattatatattttctgaaaGCACTTTCGGTAATATCAGTGATGTATTGCCTGTAGCtgacctgacagacagacttgaGCTGGTCAGGCAAAGTGTAGCCCATGCAGATCATTGAGGTCTTGACCTGGAACCACCAGAAGTCCATCCTCTTACAGGTGTTGAAAGGCACAACCGGCAGGGCCACCTGGTTCAGGGCCTCAGCCACTTTGGGGTTCATGGAATCGCCTGATTAGAAAAGACAGGTAGAGGGAATTGTTTGGGCCTCCTCTACTTTTGGcattcttgaaaaaaaaaaaaagaatgaccaAATTTGTTGTCAGCTAGATAGTGctatgaatttttttttgccaaacaaaTTATTACTGAAggctttttattttcttgaaaACAATGTAGGGTCAGGTTGCAGAATGATCAGTGAGAAACGTTAAGAGGTGTAACTTCTATTGTTGACCAGCAGGGGGGGTCCTAGCACCAGTAGAACTGAAACCATCTTGGTAGTGCAGAAATGGGAAGAAGTCGTTCAACTTGTATTTAAACTGTATGCTTGTTTACTTCACTTTCAgtagagaaaataaaaagtaaagtgaagtaaaaaagtaaaaagggcattataaaaTCTGACTGAATGATCACGTCACATGTCAGTTCTGCCCTACTTTACTTGAACATTTAGTCCGGACCGACACCTGACCTTCTCACGGTCGTCACCCTGACCCCTATATGACAGGGTCCACTGGGCTCTACAACCCCTCACCGGTTTCGTCGCCCCAGCCGGTGGCATAACACTTCTTCCCCCCCTCCAGGACTTCCTCCGCGGAGGGCAGGCAGGCGTAGGAGACATGATCGCCGGGGGTCACTTCCCCATCCAGCCTCACGAGAGCGATGTCAAACTCGACCGTGGGCACCGTGGGGTATTTGAATCCCTCGTGTCGGAAGATGGCCGCCACGCCGAGGCACCGCTCCGTGTCCTCGGCGAACGTCAGGTTGTGTTTGCCCAGGCACATCTTCCAGCGCCGCAGTTCGTCGGCGTACCTGGGGGGGACGACGATAACGACgaggggtcaaaggtcacacACCAATACATGGGGTCGCGGAACGGGACGCTCGCGTGTCCTCCATTCCTTTGTTTCACTCACCGTATGAAGCAATGAGCGGCTGTCACGACCCAGTTCTTATGGATGAGGGTTCCTCCGCAAGTGTGGAAGAACACAGGCTTCTCCTGGCTGCTAGGCCAAACCTGGGACGGGGAAACATCTGCATTTAAAGGGACGGTTCACCAGAATAGCAGCCGAAATAGGGCCACGGGTCACGTTGTGTTCTAGactacagtggatgtaaaaagtctacacagccctgttaaaatgccaggttcttgtgatgtgaaagaatgagacaaaagggaaatcatgtcagagccttttcctcctttaatgtgacctataacatgaacaattcaattgaaaaactaactgaaatctttgtttttctctttgtctcattcttttacatcacaagaacctggcattataacaggggtgtgtggactttttatatccactgtaactctCCAGCGTCAAAACGTGGTTTGACAAACAGTAATTTATTCATTTGGGTGAAGTTAGGAGACAAcgcccacacacgcacgcacacaaacacaaacacagttacGACATAGCCACAGATATAATCACAGTCATTTGAAATCATGATGAGGATGGTCTGAAGGGATTCATCTCATTTAACTTcattagctgtgtgtgtttgtgtgtaatctGTGTGCGAGGCAGTCGGCAGCCTCGGATTGGCTGTGTAACCAGCTTTATTTATCATGAGCTAAATAAGCCATCATAACAGAGACTTGTTGGAGGCTTGCCCCCGGGACAAGTGCAGCCACAACCTGATAAGAGTCCATATTGGAACCTACTGCAAGGATTACCTACTGAGATAAGACAGTAAATGAAAACTATTTTGGCACATTTGAGGTATTCCCCGCCGGATCAACGTCATAAgggcattttaaaatgtgattcCACAGTAAGTGTGTGGCCCTAATCTGGCCCTAAGGGACGGCcgttgtttttctttcccagGCAGGGGCTTCCTCACCTGCATGGACACCTGCCAGGGCCATGAGTGGGGCTTGGCTGGCTCTCCGTTGACAATGCGAGTGTGGAGGACCGGGGGGACGGCGGGTTTGCCACACGTGGCAGGCCACTCTGGGTGAAAGAACCGAGTCATTTTTTATCAGCGCACACAACACCATGCATTAATATTAACACATCCTTAAAACATCATTGTACGACATAATACgatacattatacattataaaGCTCAgcgtctgtgtgtctctgttcgTTTTCTTTTTATCTGGTTTTATAGCTGGCGGAGTGTTCCACGCGGTCATGGCTCTCTTTAGTGCTGTGCGCCTCCTGACCTCCGTACTTGACTCTGGGACTCGTGTCTTGCGCGGTGTCCTTCAACCCACAGACACCTCTGACAAACGCCAGCAGTGGTGCTTGTCAATCTCTCGTCCACTCGGAGCCAGTAGATGTTAGACATGCGTCAAACATGGTCTGTACGAGGGCTACACGCGATGTTCTGTACTGGAccaacaaaaccttttttgctctcctgtctcctccgcGCAACCAGTAACGAATCGGGCAGAGGACGACACGCAGCCCGACCGCTGTGCTAAAGGGCACTTCAGACTGCACTGTTTTCACAGTTCCGCCGAAATGGAGCCACATGAATCAGCAGAAATGAAGTTAGTATTCTGCGGCGCTCTTCAGGGACCTGAAGCGGTTTAGGAAGCGGTAATATGGCCTGTTTATGTTTGCTTAGTAGGACGTTCGGGAGACGGAGGCAACATGGTAACACTTCAAATCCAATTCACACTTACCAGCAACGTGTTGCTTGGTCCTCAGCTGAAGGGATTTTCGGCCTTAAAGAACCGGCCTCTCCGTGAACGCCCAACAGTTTTCAGTGAGAGAAGACTGTGTGTTCTCTTTCTCTTATGCCCTCATTGTTACCAGGTACAATAACCTGGGGGCAATTAGGCTTAACCGCGCCACGTAGGGGCGACAGAACAACTGATTTTTCACCAGCTCAGGATTGAATCCAGCCTGATGTTTTAACAGCCAGGCTGCCGTCCCGTCACCTACCGACCTCGATGTCATCCCAGGGGTTGGGCTGTGCCGGGGGCTCCGTGGGCGGGGGCAACGCGGTGTCCGTGGTCCAGTAAGCTCTGAAGCCTTTAGCCTCCGCGAAGGAGTCGGCATGGAAACGCACCACCAGCCGGTTGCCCTTGGTCTTGACGTCGGCTGGGAGTTTGGCGCCGCACCATGGGCCTGGTCAGGGATGAGGAATGAGAAAAAAGTCTGTTAGAAGTCAGCGGAACTGTTTCTGGAACAGTGCTTCTGCTTTGACCTCGCCCTGTTTTAGAACTGGTCCcattctaaatgttttcaaacgTAAAAATTCGTCACATCCTGAACTCTGGTAAGCCTCGAAAACACACCATGCCTGGTAGTCTCCGCGGCGTCATTCTGGATGTCATACGCCGCTACGTTGTCCAAGCACTTGGAGGTGAAAATGTCCTCGCCCTCCACATCGAAATGGGTGAACGACAAGGTGATTGTCTTCCCTTTTGGCGCCTCCACGCTCCACAGGCACTCGCTGGCCGCGTTGTAGTTCATAGGCCAGTTCTGGGACTTGATCACCCCTACTTCCTCACGGGACACCCCGCCGCAACCCTGAATGTCTTAagggaggagggggtgagggTTAGGATAGTGTGTGGGATACGCTGGGGCGTGTGGGCGCGTGAGGACAGTGGGAGGACAGGAGTGGAACTGATTAACGTAGATGAGCTACGGCCGGCTGAAGGTTTGGCAGGGAGCGGAGTCGATCTTTTTCTGAGGCGTAAGCACAGTGTGTCACAGTGATGTACAGCAACCGTAGCCTCACGCAATACATTCTACTGTAAGCGGTCGACCAGAGGCAGACGCGTCGCCCCCCCGTTtaatggggaggtggagagtgtTTGTCTGCGTGGGAGCAGAGCAGAAAATGTGTGCGAATCCGCTGCCCTCGTAGGTGTTGACACATCCATAGAAACAGGCGTAGATTACATGGCACAATGTCAAGGGAAGACAGAAAATGCTAAACGCTAGAAACACAGGTATGGCGTCAGAGTGAttgactgcccccccccccaaacaaaaaCGTGATTAATCTTCTTGACCTCACCCCGTTTCCCGGCCGTCACCTCTAGCCccctctgtttgttttctcacCACGCCGACACCTATCGGCCCTCCCCGCCGCGCGACAACGTTAATGTCATAAATACACGGCCTTGTCCGCTGAACGCCATCGAGGGTTGGGCCATGGACTAGCAGAGGGGCTGTGGAGATATAGCATTTCTGAAAGGCGCTGGTGCgtgagtgtctgtctgcctctttaCTGGTGTTTGTGTATCTGCGCGTGTCCTTATGTGAGCGTGTGCACGCTGGCacttgcttttgtgtgtgtgtgtgtgtgtgtgtgtgtgcggtcgTCTGAGATTCTGGGCTTTTTACCAGCGATGTCCTCAGGATACACAGCTTCCCACTTGGCGGAGAAGCCTCGGTCGGAGAGGCGCGAGTCGGACAGGAAACTCAGACTCATCTTGTTATTTACACTGACCACCACAGGGGGAAGGACATAGCCACAATGTGTCCCTGGGAACGGGAAATGAGGAGTAATGGATTGCAGGAGAGATAGAAATACAGAGGGAGTGAAAAATAGAGATGTATTACACATTACTAAGGCAAAAACATAAGAGTAGTAATTAGACACGCCACAAACATGCTAATCTGTTGGACATTTTAATGCATGTTGAGTAACGAACGAGGAATCAGTAAACATTCCACAGACATTATAGAGAACTGTGAGATTTCCCATGAGAAATAGCCTCTCTCATCCATAAATGACATCACGTAAGTCATGTCAATGTAATTCTGAAATAACAGACAAAGCAAGACATTATTTTCTCACCAAAGGGTGAAAAGTCGTGGAAAACATACACTTTCATGTCTTTACTATGTTTTAAAAAACCATTTTGGAGGAGATTAGAGTCCTGAAATAACAGCAGAGATCTTACCCatcatctaaaaaatacatgtttgagACCAAGTAATGATTCCTTCCGGAAACTATATTTTGTTTACAACCATATTCAGCATACTGCCGCCATCCTCAACCTAGTTAATGGAAGAGTCTTCATTTATATTCCCCTTCCGTTTGTGTGGCTGGCTGGTGTGTTCCTGTGTTATGGGGGCTGTCAAGGGGAAACCATGGCCTCCTGCTACTCCCCAGCAGGAGGTCACACTACTTCTGACAGTTAGGGCGCCTACTCTGGTCAAGAAACTGcatcctgtcacacacacacacttgaaacaCACACCAAGGTCAATTAAAGACAGTGAAAAATCTATACCGCCAAgaccttgactttagcctgaaGACTAAATAATATTGTGTAGATGGAATATGTTGAATAATATTGCGTAGGTGGAATAATATAGTGTAGGTGAATCCTATTGTCTGGGTTGATTAATGTCTAGGGTGAACATTAAGATCTGGAAGCTGATCCCAGCGGAAAGCAGGAATCCAAGCATTTAGAGCAATAGTACCCCGACTGagaggttgctggtttgaaaccTTTAGCAAAGCACTAAACACTAATTGCTCCTTTAAGTGTGAATTCCATGCGCTTCATCACTTAAACAACTTCCAACgtgattttattttcaacacCAATTGTATGTTTTCGCCCCAAACCCTGAGCTGAACCCTGAGGAAATCGCATTTTCCTTTGACCTGCCAAAAAACCTTGGATACCTTGTCAGGTTTTACTGGATGTGCAGGACCATGTTGTCaccacatgtatacacacacacacacataccacgaTCGCACACAGATCACACCAACAAGCCACAAGTATTGTTCTGTCCACTTACCGTCAGTGCCGGAGACCAAAACCATGAGCCAGACTCCAGCTCTCTGATGTGAATAATAAGGAGTGGTAATTCACGGTTTGATCTCCGGGGAGAGATCCTAATCAACAGCTTCATAGCCCAGAGGAGATGAGAGACACGGGCTCTGACACACTCTAGATTGTGCCAGCCTACAGTAGCCTAGGAGTTAGGAGACTGTCCCATGTATTGGTTTCAAGCAACGTGACTCATCCTATGGAGGGGATGCTCATGCATTTATTATTGCCCCGCGGCGCATTTCATTTGCTCTGTGcgtgtctccctctgtctgcaaACAGCTGGTTCGGGAAATGGAAGGGAGATCCGGTTATGGCACCCGGGGCCCTCTTGGCgccattttgttctgtttgcgTAGTGATTGTTGTCGGCTGTCGGAGAAGACCCAGGGCTACACTGACACTCACTAAACAGCAACCGTTTGTACTCTTGCACCATGTAGGCATTTGGATGCCTGTAATAACACCAGATGCACTTTGGAAGGGGCGGACCTTACCGAGCGCCTGGAGGGTATCGGAGACGAGGAGTCGGTCGCCTCCGCAACGGCCCGCCTCCCCCGCGACGGACATGTCCGTGACGCGCAGTTTGACCAGAAAGCCTTCCGGAGCTGTGATGTTCCAGGAGCAGCGAAGACCTCCGGGATATGACTCCGGGTATCCCGGAGAACGGATCTCCCCTTTACGGCCAAACAGCGTTGCCATACCACCGCAGCCGGAGTCTTGAACGGAGAGAAACAACGCGGGGGATAGTGATTCATGGACAAGGATTAGGACTAGAGGGAACTCCTTTATGCAAGCACACAGTAAACTCAGCCCCAGGCGGAGGTTAAGAACGAGATTACACACGCCAGAGTTTAGCTAGCCTCTAGACACAGTCACTGGTATTATTGAGGCTGACATTTATCACCATTGTGTGAGTATTCCAGCTGATTGATGCTGATCGTTACTACATAGCCAGGGATTTACACATCTTAGACCCAAACAGCACTCCATTCACATTGGGGTTGTGGTCAAAAGTGCTGTGCTCTGAAGGGAATAGGATGTCCTTTGGGAGGTTACGACTGCTAATGCGCTTCAGCGTGGTTGTCTCTAAGGAAATCAATCATTctatttataaaagaaaaaacatttcaactaACATTTCTGGGTTCATTGCCATCAATAATGTTACTGAAGCAAGACACCGAATTCCAATCAATTATGTTACATAGAGCGGACACTTTTCAAGTGGAGTCAAGAGCTAAATGACTAAGATGTGAAAGATCAGACCAAAGGCAGGTTGGCTACCAGCAGGAAGTCAATATTATTTCAACTGTGGAGAATATAGACCTCCATAAAAACTCCAAGCAATTGGAAAACTGgctaataaatacagaaatccCTCCAAAGAAATACAATTCCTAGAAGGGGAATTCTATTTTGACCCTGTTGTACACTTACTGCTGGTTACAGCTGTTGTCATTGGCTTCGTGGTCGTTGGCCTTGCGGTTGGTTTGATCGTGGTCGAAAGTAGGCCGGTCTTAGTGTACGTGGCATTGAAGCCCTTGGAGGTCAGAGTGCTGTCGGTTTTGAAACGCACCACCATCGTGTTGCCACTGGAATCCACTCTGCCTGGATTCTTCCCACCACAGAATCGACCTATGGGCCCCGATAACAGTTCAGTTCAGAAACCCAGAACTACTCCAGTTTATGGTTGACAGAAGCAAAACAATGACTTACAAGATACATCTAAGATTAGATCTCCATAAGTATCCTAAAATATGTGAATGAATAGTTATACTAATTGCTTTTTTGCCCATGCCATCCAGATATGGTAACTACTTTTATTGTTCCACATCAACTTGTAATAGActtcatattttattcatacaGCCTGTTATAAATTAGTAGTGTTCCATACATATACAAAAATAGTTGTTTTGAAACCCCAAAGCCAGCTAATTTTAGCTGTCATAATGCCCCTGTTGGATGTCAAATAAGATCCAATACCTTCCGAAACAAGCTTACTAAAAAATTATAAGACTCCTGAATATTTCAGTGTGATGTTGGATGACTGAACAAGTGGAATTTGTTGTGACAGTCCCGCAGTTTTCAAAAAAGGAATAGCTCAGAGTCCACTATATGATTATATAATCAGGGTATTTTGACATTTTAGGAGACTCGTGTCACAGCGTCCACCCTGGACTGCTAGGCACGACTGTGTCCACCTAATGATCCGAACCAGACAAATGGGACGGCGTGTTACGGGACATCTCACCCAACGTGGCGGAGCCAGTTCTGTGACCGTCATAAACAAGGACGTAGTCTCTACAGGCCTCCGGGACAAGGTCGAAGGTGATGAATGTCAGTCGGATCTTCTCCCCCTCTGGTACGGTGATCCTCCACTGTGGAATTCCATCCAACTCATGTCACTAAAACCATTATATTTAACCAATCAGGCATTATAACATGGTTATAGCTGTTCTTAGGCTTGATGCATCGCTGGGTTCCTGGACACGGCTCTTAGCCGCGTTATATTGGCAATACACCACCAACCCTTGGGATGTCACATTGGTATTATAAACTGCTTACCAATGCAATTGTAGAGGTAAAAATAATGTGACGGCACAACTGCGGTATACAGTCTAATATAAcatggctttcagccaatcagaagtCAGGATTAAATCCATACAAAAGAGATCCATTGGTATGGTCAATCTTACCATGCGTACTAACATAAGTCAAACATACCTTCGAGTGTATTTCTATTCCAAAGCAGAGGCTTTCTAAATGAGGCACAACATCAAGATAACAAATGGAGATTACATTTACTTGAAATGTCTAGAATGggcaaaaaataaagaatagaaACCAGTAGATTAATGCGCTCTATCTTGAATTTCTGTCTGCAACCAATATACACAGAACATAATTCTTTCCATCCACCTCTTGATtatatctctctccctgtacTCGGGGGGTGTCCGGGACGCCGACCGTACTCCTCCCAAGGCAGGACGTTGACAAgtccttaataaaaaaaacggaTTCAGTTTCTCCCCGGCTGTGGCTGTTTGGAAGGCGTCCCGCGAACAACAGCCGAGCCAAGAGGGACAGCGGGACGAGTCAGTGAGATAATGCACAGCCAGACAGCACCAAGGAGCCACGCGCCCCTACGGAAGTAGCGCCTTGTGGTGAGGACAGGGTGCCGTTCGGGAAGCGGGCCAAGGCTCTAATGGAAAAGACTCGAGTCACAGCGCTCAGCCGTGCTCTCGGCCCGCCGCGATACGGTCGGCTCACTACTCAGAGGGTGGTCACCGTAAACCTTCTTCTCAGACGGTGACGGGAGCCTGGCCTCTCCACTTCCAgaagcatctggtctcccatccagggaccaaTTGGCTCCAGAGGTCAGCCAGGCGTGGGCTGCAGGGTGCTCTgcttctgactgactggttatAGAATTTAGCACTTTATCAGGATGGCTACTGCAGCAATGGCTAACTCACGCGGGATCCAAGCATAAATcaaaacacaccaaaaacaaaacatgtactAACATGTACACAATAACGTACGCAATAACGTAAGCAACACAATAGATAGGGTCTATGTGTCTCCTCGCAGAAGAGTGTAGATTGGGTGTCGCTGTCTCCCCTCATAAAGAGGTGGATGGAAAGGACCGGCGGTCCTCTGAACACGGTGACCGAGGTCAAGGTCCGGGAGCGAGCGATGTAGCCGATTCAAGTGCTACCGGCACTGCTGACTAGTTGTTCCAACCGCCCTGCAGTGGCGCAGTACCGCGTGTATGGTAGAGTCAGTTTGGTGCCATGGTTGCCAAGACTTGTAGAGAtcatcagtgtgtgtttgtgtgtgtgtgtgtgtgtgtacctggtagAGAGCCCCGTTCTCATAGTTCTGCCCTGGGAACCCAGGGGTCAGTAGAACCCCGTGGTCACCTTGGAGATAGCCACCGGCTCCGGTTATTTCTGGAAGCAGGaagaatagagggagagagggaggttacACAGGCTGCACAGACGGAAACCTCAAGGTTACATAGCCTTCATCGATCCCCCTCGCTCtccctgcctgtgtgtctccTCTGCTCTGGCGCTCCAATCTCTTTCTCTAACATGCTTCCTCTCTCTCGCCATCCCGTCACAGTGTGTAACCAATCAAATGGAACAATTATGGAGCAAGTTGTCACTGGATTTGCCTACTGTTGATTGACCAAGTGGTCTCCTTTTCTTTTAGCTTAGGCCACTTGGCCACCCAGTACCAACAATGATTTGGCGGTGGTGTGATTTTACCTGGTGCCCTCTCCGGCGCCACTGCTTGGTACCTGGCTTTGAATCCCTTGTCTGTGTTGCGGTCATTGGTGTTGAAGAACGCCAACATGGAGTTTCCCAACGACACTATGGGCCTGGGTTTATGTGGTCCACACAACCTCCCTGCGGAACCAcacagatgaggagagagagagaggctgaaaCCCGGTGGTGGGGTCCATCAAAATCAACCGGCCGATTCCCTGGCTACCCAAATGTCACCCAAACGCCCAAAATGGAAGGCGTCTCGGACAGGAATCTGTAGCGGAGCGTGGTGCAGCAGGAGATTCTCCGTTCGAGTCGTTTGACAAAGCACAGTGGATTTAAAGTAATTTCCAGTAATATTGAACGTTGACGCTTAACCAGGACAGTGGACAGAGCTGAGGTGAGTCTCTCTGGGTTCTGACTGCAGTGTTCGGTGTAATCAGTGGAAAGCCCAGCCAGGCAAGTTGGCTGAGGACAGCATGGATTGTCCAATTTGGGCAGGACATCAAAGCTCAATCCCCTTATAGCACTGGAGTGTGGACAGTTTTCTGGAGCTAgggctttctgtgtgtgtgtgtgtgtgtgtgtttgaagccATGGGGCAGAGGAGTTGAAGAGCCTGAGGACATTTTGCACAAACGCTGCAGGGTTTGTTGTCTATGATTTCAGTTCAAATGGAGGCTGTGGCCTTTACATCCTGCAATCACAAACCGTAtggacaggagagacagagagaaacagagagaaacagaggcagGGAGGCGgccagagagagtgagacataaacacagagaaaaatagaaggagagagagagagggtgggtaTGCTCATTTGCCCAAGAGCACACAGCATCACCCACATGTTCTGCTTGCCTGTATCCTACTATCTACATGAGTGAATGAGCCAGTAATAAAAAGCAATGCAAAGAGCGGAAACCTTTGTCAGGTGAGCCGGGTTTGATCATCTCAAGGATAAAGGGGAGAAAACCACACCACCGCGTGCTTCCGCGGAAACGACACGTGCCTGAGCGGGTTCCAAGGGCAGACGTCCTTTGAATTAAAACCCATCGTGAGACGTGACGCGTGGCAGCCTCCCTGAAAACATAACACGAAAGACTTCCCTACCTCTCAGAACACTGTGCGGACGAACTGTCTGATCTGTAAAGCTAGTTGTTCGAGAAACAAAAGCTctcgcgcgcgcgcgcacacacacacacacacacacaccactgactCCCAAGCACCAGCCCATGTGTCTCCCCAGTGGTTGCGGTAATCAGCGTTGGCCTACCGAACCCCTTCCTCGGGTGGACCTAACTCACTCCATTAGTGCCCATCCAGTGCACCCAGTCCCTTACCGATGACCCCCAGGTTGTCTTGTATTGTGAGGAAGTCTGCCGTGCACAGGTCTGTCGCCTCCAAGGAGAAGTCTTCAAACCACAAATGGATCACCTTGTACAGGGGGAAGACAAgcgtttatttttcttttaagaaAGAGGGTTACAGTTGTAGTGAAATAGTTGTAGTGACAGGGTAGGCCAGGGATGAGAAGCTTCAGTGCTTTTGAGGAATGGATAggggtatgtctgtgtgtctgtgtgtgtgtgtgtgtgtatcccaCAGGGATAGTAAAAACCCGCAGTGATAGTAAAACCCAACAGGGAGAGTAAAACATATTGAAAATACCATTTCCACCTTCAGGTTTTCGCTTAAGTACTCGGGGACACAggtggggttagtgttagggaaAATTAAACGAGAGcacagttttgtgtgtgtgcggggtTACATGTCTGTCCGTGCGCTCACATGCACGTGTGGGacaaacagagaggcagacaaacAGCGATGGGATCGGAATAAGGGAAAACGCCTGGTTTTTGTTTAGCTCCGTCTTTCCCTCCAGACGCTGtagaagagagaaggaaagacacGACAGCAGGAGCGTCCCTCTGTCACCGCCTGgatctgtgtcccaaatggcgcccttTTCACGGTATAGGGCACTACGCTATTGAACCCTTGTCTAGAGTAGTGCACTGAACAGGGGTTGGGGTACCATTTGGGAGATGAGTGATGGCGCATCTGACATCCTCCCAGCACAGAGACAGAATCATATCAAAAGCACAATATGAATTAAAGATTCATTCAAATGATGATCTGATTTGATGGTGAgattgatgggggggggggcgacttGATGAAACACTGTTCTGACGCTGGCTGAGATTATGGCAGACACGTCGGGATTTTGTTCTTCATAAGGCAAGCTCTTGGGTTCTGAGTTGGGTTTAAAGCGTAACATTTATAAAACGTTAGCCGTGCATTTAATTGGATGTTTCGAGTCGTTATCTTAAAGGGATCTTCACGCGCCAATCACCTTGTGTATGAATAAAAGATACAGGGGATTTTTTTTGATAAATATTTATCAGGCTTCACTCCACTTCCTCAGTATCTCTTAAGGACCAGAGAACCTGTTCTTTACTATATGACTGGGTTCCCATTTCCAAAA contains:
- the zgc:154142 gene encoding ovochymase-2 isoform X1, giving the protein MEEDLKKGPRSRGLSALERGLILLFLALTGACIGLMVIHFTDESGRVADEGQEVTSGCGGPRELKGPSGGFASVNYPNSYANGWGCGWRITVDPGKVIHLWFEDFSLEATDLCTADFLTIQDNLGVIGRLCGPHKPRPIVSLGNSMLAFFNTNDRNTDKGFKARYQAVAPERAPEITGAGGYLQGDHGVLLTPGFPGQNYENGALYQWRITVPEGEKIRLTFITFDLVPEACRDYVLVYDGHRTGSATLGRFCGGKNPGRVDSSGNTMVVRFKTDSTLTSKGFNATYTKTGLLSTTIKPTARPTTTKPMTTAVTSNSGCGGMATLFGRKGEIRSPGYPESYPGGLRCSWNITAPEGFLVKLRVTDMSVAGEAGRCGGDRLLVSDTLQALGTHCGYVLPPVVVSVNNKMSLSFLSDSRLSDRGFSAKWEAVYPEDIADIQGCGGVSREEVGVIKSQNWPMNYNAASECLWSVEAPKGKTITLSFTHFDVEGEDIFTSKCLDNVAAYDIQNDAAETTRHGPWCGAKLPADVKTKGNRLVVRFHADSFAEAKGFRAYWTTDTALPPPTEPPAQPNPWDDIEVEWPATCGKPAVPPVLHTRIVNGEPAKPHSWPWQVSMQVWPSSQEKPVFFHTCGGTLIHKNWVVTAAHCFIRYADELRRWKMCLGKHNLTFAEDTERCLGVAAIFRHEGFKYPTVPTVEFDIALVRLDGEVTPGDHVSYACLPSAEEVLEGGKKCYATGWGDETGDSMNPKVAEALNQVALPVVPFNTCKRMDFWWFQVKTSMICMGYTLPDQLKSVCQGDSGGPLVCRDAPTSPWEVHGITSFGPIGCIVDKKPSVFTRTSAYIPWMEDTLRRHMYNQHTSGCGGPKDITGTSGELSSMHYPGSYSNGGRCQWHIKVPEGKLVHLHFHNFSLEDTQFCLNDKVTINDSLDSLGTYCSHTPPRDLVSIGDRLSLYFTSNNKVVDTGFKASWKAVDPIDAPCGGHFTREQGELTSPNWPDHYPDQTACTWHISVPSAVSIHVVFTHFEVQAQNRLGQCLDYVEVYGGTGLTSRGRFCGFAPPPAVTVAGDTAVVRFVSNKAKAEKGFRAYWTTDPNVFPTLPPAPANPWDNITVSWPGTCGSPAVLPSNATLRVVNGVEAVPHSWPWQASMQASPFSPIPYMHGCGGSLIHEEWVLTAAHCFMAPLGNPTFWRVCLGKHHMNSSKDIPSHEACYKVDGIVRHKGFVYEQDKTDISNDIALVHLSTPVTMTRETSPVCLPAPGALMPAGKHCYVTGWGDEKGNLFPVVSQKLNQAALPIVPFSTCSKPAYWWDSLRPSMICGGYEAPDELKSACQGDSGGPFVCQPSASDPWEVHGIVSFGPFGCIKDKKPSVFTRVSSFNDWIHDNIKRFNYEKSRN